The nucleotide sequence TTTTCTACCACATCGATACCGATACCGAAGTTGCTATCAGCCATAGTGTGATAATCTTCGCGAATAGGTTCCAATTTATCTAATGGCAATTCGATATTCGTGAGCGGATTGTACTCCACAATTACCTTACCAGAGTTCTTAGTGATAAACTTTTGGGTTTTATGAGTAAAATACTCGTTTTCGATATCACACTCTTGTACGGTGTATTTTTCCTTAGTATCGATATTTTCATCAGTTTTGAGCTCTATTTCGTAACGCTCGCTATCGAAGTTATGCCAAAAGCTCGCATCGCTGTGCTGGTGTTCACGAATGCTGTTTTTCAACACACTACCATCGTAGTACATCAAAAAACGACGACCTTCATTGTCTATAAAATAAGGCTGTTCAATAGTTGCTTCGTACTTCACTACAAATTCATTTTCCACCTTATCGTCCTTCACTATTTGCAAAGTAGCATCTTTGAATATCTCGCGGAAATCTTTGCCTTTACGGTCGTTCACATAGTTGAGCGCATAAAACAAGGAGTTGTTCCAGCTGTCCAAACGTTCATTTTTGTTGCTCGACTTAAAGTAAGCTCGCATAGAGTTTGCACGATTGTAACGATAAGTAGTAAGCAGTTGTATTTTGCCCGTATTGCCTTTGGCTTCTAAGGTGATGTGCTCATCTATACAAAAATTGTCGAAATAGGTAGGTTTGCGCACTTGTAACTCTTGGTTAGGCAATATCTCCATAAAGTGACAAAAAGAAATCACTGCGCGTTTCTCCAATTTACCAAACTCATTACGAGCAGTTGCATCTACAAAGTATTCTTTACCTTCGTAATTGATTTTCACCACTACGTGATTGAACGAAAGCAACGAAGGGAGATAGAATTGCAAGTAATAATCAGAATTGTAGTTCACCAATATCACTGAAGCCTCTACACCGAGATAGTTGAGGATTGATTTCAACAATACGCATTTCGCTTTACAATCACCTTGCTTATTTTGGTAAGTAAGTGCAGGCGCTTGAGGTTTGTGTCCGTTCATCTCATCGGCGTTGTACACGTAGTAGATGTTGTTTTGCACGAACTCTATGGCGTATTGCAATTTCTCGTCGAGGGTAGCCATACCGTTGAGTTTCTCCACCAAATCGGGGGCGAAATCAGCGGGCTGTGCTTTGAACACTTCTTCGTAAAGCGGATAGATATAGTTAGAAAGTTCTTTCCAAGTACTATCAGTAGCGAAGTCTATAAAAGGGAAGATTTCGCGGTTAGGGTCTACTGGGTTGATGTAGTTTTCTTGTACTATCTCAAATGCCTCTCCTTGCGCTAAGTATTTCACCTGACTTGGGATTACGTTACCCTGCTCGTCGCGGAAAAACACATCTTTATAAGCCACGCGTTTGTCGCGATTGTTGATGAGCTTGAAGTGATATTTACCGTACGCCCAGTAAGTATCAGGGGTTACATATACGTATTTCATAAAGTCCCGACGCAAGAACTCTTTCTCAGTAAATACCTTTTCTTTGGTGTCTTCCAAAATGAGGATATCATCTAAGTGAAGGTCTTTGATGGAGAAGTTCAGTTTTTTAGAACTGCTGATAATACCACGACCGCTTTGCCCTTCGTTGTCCAATACTTTTATAGTGGTATCGGCAGTTTTATCAATTAGCTGACCGTTGCGATACACACTGATGCGGTGTATACTGAAATACTCATTTTCTTCGAGTATCATATCATACATCGAAGCGCGTTCCAAGTTTTCGGGTTGGGTAAGGGTATAAGCCATCAACGTATAGTCAGAGGCACTATTATCGTCTATTTTGCTGTATTTATGTAAGAAATAGCAGTAGTCACGTCCCTCGTCGGTTTGCTCTCGAGAGAAGTCAGTCTCTACTAAAAGTTTTTCCATTTCATTATCTGAAAGGGAATTTGTCCAATCTCCCGCTTCTACAAAGCGGTACAATTCTTTTTCTTCTGTTTGCACTTTTTTAGTTTAGAGTTTAAAATTAAGAGTTATGAGAGTATTTTAGTGGGCACAAAGGTACTACTTTTTTACCGTTCAGCCAAAAAAGTTTATGCCTCCTTCATTCCCAAACCGTTATCAATGGCATACGCCATATTTTCAATGATATGCTTGTGTTTGGTTACAAACGGATTGGTAGTATCCCACACGTAACCCGCGAGTACCGAACATATCTTCTTCTTCACCTCCTCATTTCCTGGCTGATGAAAGAAAAGCGTTTGTAGATTGCCGGTATACCATTCTCTTACATAAGAAGTAAACACCTCTATACCACGTTGCATATACTCGGCGTATTCCTTTTGCCAATCTACTTTTTCACCCGCAAGTTCGCGTTTTACCAATTTAGCCGCCAACATCCCCGATTCGGTAGCAAAAGCCACTCCTGAGGAGAACACAGGATCTAAGAACTCGGTACTGTTGCCCGTCAGCACAAACCCTTCGCCAAAGAGTTTTTTCACCGAGCAAGAATAACTTTGTATCTTATTGGGCTTGAACAGAAAATCCGAATGTTCAAAGCGTGGTCGGTAGAAGTCAGAACGTTTGATTGCTTTGCGAAGCGCCTCTTCGGTATCTCCCGAAGCCGACAAAGCGTTGATATAGTGCGTAGGTCCTACAATGCCCACGCTGGTATTGCCGTTAGAGAACGGAATTACCCATAGCCATACTTCACGCTCCAATACATCAAATGAAATAAGCGTACCTTCTTCACCCGCAGGACGTACCTTCCCCTCTTTGATATGAGTAAAAATAGACGAGTGGTCGTCTAACTTCGAAGGAGAATTGAGGTCTAACAAGCGAGGCAACACACGTCCATAACCACTGGCATCAATTACAAATTTAGAGGTAATTTCGCTCACCTCGCCATTAGCGTCTTTCACCGTAGTGACCTGATGGTCGGGGAAGAATTGCACATCGGTAACTTCGGTTTCAAAAGTGAGATTTACCCCTTTTCGAATGACCTCTTGTGCCAAAACATTATCGAAATCGGCACGAGGCACTTGCCACGTCCAATCCCAACCTTTGCCGTATTTTTTACCAAAATCAAACTGACACACTTGTTCGCCACGAATAAAACGGGCACCCCATTTTACT is from Capnocytophaga ochracea DSM 7271 and encodes:
- a CDS encoding NAD(P)/FAD-dependent oxidoreductase encodes the protein MKKEVTDVLVIGAGPSGCVSAAYLHNNGVKVRVVEKTKFPRLVVGESLIPRVMDHFEEAGFMPALEAQKYEVKWGARFIRGEQVCQFDFGKKYGKGWDWTWQVPRADFDNVLAQEVIRKGVNLTFETEVTDVQFFPDHQVTTVKDANGEVSEITSKFVIDASGYGRVLPRLLDLNSPSKLDDHSSIFTHIKEGKVRPAGEEGTLISFDVLEREVWLWVIPFSNGNTSVGIVGPTHYINALSASGDTEEALRKAIKRSDFYRPRFEHSDFLFKPNKIQSYSCSVKKLFGEGFVLTGNSTEFLDPVFSSGVAFATESGMLAAKLVKRELAGEKVDWQKEYAEYMQRGIEVFTSYVREWYTGNLQTLFFHQPGNEEVKKKICSVLAGYVWDTTNPFVTKHKHIIENMAYAIDNGLGMKEA